In the Vitis vinifera cultivar Pinot Noir 40024 chromosome 2, ASM3070453v1 genome, one interval contains:
- the LOC104882327 gene encoding ubiquitin carboxyl-terminal hydrolase 21 — MDLVTHFPETLETESAPFRSLLSHHSRDGSSASARVPIPDMKTLNGSLRSSRFEALDDQGLVPTSPMVNRSSEFPIGEALGDQFLGPASTVIDGSSPSSHSKALANQSGPLVPSLLNPDGASLLLQSETLDGSLSSRFLAQEETLEHDDESLMLSSSLSSSSSSSSSPSLFPLSNSRWSSPWSWNRETKPPFSSYLPREIEPTMVGAGLVNLGNTCFLNAVLQCFTHTVPLVQGLRSCNHAMPCHSFYEGFCVLCTLRDHIELSLASSGRAIMPLKLVDNLNNISSSLQRYQQEDAHEFLQCLLDRLDSFYLMNQDKGSHSPDDNLVKHVFGGYLISKLRCCNCGHISDTYEPLIDLSLEIEDVDTLPCALESFTKVEKIEDPEMKFTCDNCKEEVSVEKQLLLDQVPLVAAFHLKRFKTDGTYVEKIDKHVEFPLELDLLPYTKEREDDNVELKYELYAIVEHTGFSSTSGHYFSYIRSSPDTWHRLDDSKVTSVPEDYVLHQEAYILFYARQGTPWFSSLMQTQKPCLDPNTSGNSPKSVLDNVDSISTSLPTLANVYSHEASETVDAADEISTCLSGGGRGDVVQVHEDGDVPHRVDTPMPLGVTSCFDGTLDHTQNISTTSPCRDHDGNQHINENCKSKIHPQTPPRSPSPDIYAEEPPEVSYNIPRGHLRQKNQVACKKPLNKALEDSRKREACKLCKNMPASRSMRLMAAMKGSQSEGSLGKKKSKRRMESSANGESNTRARRKSNPCPVMPTVAAGNFR, encoded by the exons ATGGATTTGGTTACCCACTTCCCGGAAACACTAGAAACTGAGTCCGCTCCTTTTAGATCACTGCTTTCTCATCATTCGCGGGATGGGTCTTCCGCATCTGCTCGTGTTCCTATTCCTGATATGAAAACCCTAAATGGTTCGTTGCGGTCTTCTCGTTTTGAAGCCCTAGATGATCAGGGTTTGGTTCCTACTTCGCCAATGGTAAATAGGTCTTCAGAATTTCCAATTGGGGAAGCCCTAGGCGATCAGTTTCTGGGTCCGGCTTCGACTGTCATTGATGGGTCTTCGCCATCTTCGCATTCTAAAGCCCTAGCTAATCAGTCAGGGCCGTTGGTTCCGTCTCTTTTAAACCCGGATGGGGCTTCTTTGCTGTTGCAGAGCGAAACCTTAGATGGTTCTTTGAGTTCGCGGTTCTTGGCTCAGGAAGAAACCCTAGAGCATGATGACGAGAGCCTAATGCTCTCTTCTTCTTTGTCTTCTTCGTCTTCGTCGTCTTCTTCTCCGTCCCTTTTTCCTCTCAGTAATTCACGCTGGTCTTCGCCGTGGTCTTGGAACAGAGAAACTAAACCACCATTCTCTTCATACCTTCCTCGGGAAATTGAACCCACTATGGTG GGTGCTGGGCTTGTAAATCTAGGCAACACATGCTTTCTTAATGCAGTGCTCCAATGCTTCACGCACACTGTCCCCCTTGTCCAGGGCCTTCGTTCTTGCAATCATGCCATGCCTTGTCATA GTTTTTATGAAGGGTTCTGCGTTCTTTGCACTCTCCGAGATCATATTGAGCTTTCCTTGGCTTCTTCAGGACGGGCAATTATGCCTTTGAAACTTGTTGACAATTTGAATA ATATTTCATCTAGTTTGCAGAGATACCAGCAGGAAGATGCTCATGAGTTCTTGCAGTGCCTATTAGATAGACTAGATAGTTTTTACTTGATGAATCAGGATAAAGGCTCTCATTCTCCAGATGATAACTTAGTGAAACATGTTTTTGGTGGTTATCTCATCAGCAAG CTTCGATGCTGCAATTGTGGGCATATTTCCGACACATATGAGCCCTTGATAGATCTGAGTTTGGAGATTGAAGATGTTGATACGCTTCCTTGTGCTTTGGAATCATTCACCAAGGTAGAAAAGATTGAAGATCCTGAGATGAAGTTTACATGTGATAACTGTAAGGAAGAAGTGTCAGTAGAGAAGCAGCTTTTACTGGATCAGGTCCCTTTAGTAGCTGCTTTTCATTTGAAGAGATTCAAGACAGATGGCACTTATGTGGAGAAGATTGATAAGCACGTGGAGTTCCCATTAGAATTGGATTTGCTGCCATACACCAAAGAGAGGGAGGACGATAAT GTGGAATTGAAGTATGAACTCTATGCGATTGTGGAGCATACTGGATTTTCATCTACTTCCGGGCATTACTTTTCCTACATTCGTTCATCACCGGATACATGGCACAGATTGGATGACTCGAAG GTTACTTCAGTTCCGGAAGATTATGTGCTTCATCAAGAGGCGTACATTTTATTCTATGCAAGGCAGGGTACACCCTGGTTTTCAAGTTTAATGCAAACACAAAAGCCATGCTTAGACCCAAATACCTCAGGCAATTCACCCAAGTCAGTCCTAGATAATGTGGATAGCATCTCTACTTCCCTTCCTACCTTAGCAAATGTTTACAGCCATGAGGCCAGTGAAACTGTAGATGCAGCAGATGAAATATCTACCTGTCTTTCTGGAGGGGGAAGAGGTGATGTAGTTCAGGTCCATGAAGATGGTGATGTACCTCACAGGGTTGATACTCCCATGCCACTTGGGGTTACTAGTTGCTTTGATGGAACTTTAGATCACACTCAGAATATTTCTACCACTTCCCCTTGCAGAGATCATGATGGAAATCAGCATATCAACGAAAACTGCAAGTCCAAAATCCATCCTCAAACTCCACCAAGATCCCCAAGTCCAGATATATATGCTGAAGAGCCTCCAG AAGTGAGTTATAATATTCCCCGTGGTCATTTGAGACAGAAGAACCAAGTGGCTTGTAAAAAACCACTGAACAAGGCATTGGAGGATTCGCGGAAAAGGGAGGCTTGTAAATTATGTAAGAACATGCCTGCGTCAAGGAGTATGAGACTTATGGCAGCCATGAAGGGGTCACAAAGTGAAGGTTCCTTGGGGAAGAAGAAAAGCAAGAGAAGAATGGAATCATCTGCAAATGGAGAGTCCAATACTAGAGCTCGCCGGAAGTCCAACCCATGTCCTGTCATGCCTACTGTGGCAGCTGGAAATTTTCGCTGA
- the LOC104882507 gene encoding uncharacterized protein LOC104882507, which yields MVAPLLTCEDNHPTMTGLLPNKKRTLAHDPLSLESPGSTKHVVIVMDALKEFTTEILEWVLENIFEAGGTVTLLGVTPWPNIPILSKIRSDIWELGLQDLSIIEERNEGKSDAKYQKLQAIVDLCQKYGAVPQIKVAMGYPVRSVVIEQIISLHATWVVFDRNHQKYREFYASKVPCNMVVMNDEGGFDMIKGRAMINDGDTPGESPLSLAPTPKVVLSEQLKEKAQENDDKESVHEKERTGNGMKQGG from the exons ATGGTAGCTCCTTTGCTTACCTGTGAAGATAACCACCCTACGATGACAGGACTCCTCCCTAACAAGAAGAGAACACTAGCACATGATCCGTTATCGCTTGAATCACCAGGATCTACCAAACATGTGGTCATAGTGATGGATGCACTCAAAGAATTCACCACGGAGATTCTCGAGTGGGTTCTTGAGAATATCTTTGAGGCTGGAGGCACCGTTACCCTCCTTGGTGTCACGCCATGGCCCAACATTCCAA TCTTGTCCAAGATTCGGTCGGATATTTGGGAGCTGGGACTCCAAGATTTATCGATCATAGAAGAGAGAAATGAGGGCAAGAGTGATGCCAAGTATCAAAAGCTCCAAGCAATAGTGGACCTTTGCCAAAAATATGGG GCTGTACCACAAATAAAGGTTGCAATGGGATACCCTGTACGATCGGTGGTTATTGAGCAAATTATAAGCCTTCATGCGACATGGGTTGTGTTTGACAG GAATCATCAAAAGTACAGAGAATTCTATGCCAGCAAAGTTCCATGTAACATGGTGGTGATGAATGATGAGGGTGGTTTTGACATGATCAAAGGCCGGGCAATGATCAATGATGGAGACACTCCCGGGGAGTCGCCCCTCTCTTTGGCACCTACTCCAAAGGTGGTGTTATCGGAACAACTGAAGGAAAAAGCTCAAGAAAACGATGATAAAGAGAGTGTGCATGAGAAAGAAAGGACAGGAAATGGAATGAAACAGGGTGGTTAA